A single genomic interval of Eurosta solidaginis isolate ZX-2024a chromosome 3, ASM4086904v1, whole genome shotgun sequence harbors:
- the LOC137243111 gene encoding proton-coupled amino acid transporter-like protein CG1139 isoform X2, giving the protein MPIITVWSLNKLLVTLRTYSVYMANSTTIPIPISKEKSTSAFTLSDFNSRTNLTEKPHLNIEYIPSDHRDQLKCQSSGGALAHLIKSSLGSGILAMPMAFSNGGLIFSSIATLFVGIICTHCVHIVVKTSQAVCKDIKVPALNYAETAEKVFENGPKRFRSWSSFAKNFVEYGLMGTYFAAATVYIIFIATSLHDVVNYDFGLKWDIRIYIAMAVIPCLFIGQFRNLKYLVPFSTLANIFIVITFGIVLYYLFNQPLVFSDKPAIASITQIPLYFATVIFAMEGIGAVFPVENAMRKPQDFLGCPGVLNSAMTVVIVLYGVIGFFGYVRYGEEVRGSITLNLKYGEPLADVAKLLMAVAILFTYGLQFYIPNELLWRKINHKFDPKNHNRTQLLLRTGIILITGGIAAAVPNLEPFIGLVGAIFFSLLGILVPSVCETIHLWPHGLGAYNWRLYKNILLSIFAIIALLSGATASINDIIKFYTQE; this is encoded by the exons ATGCCGATAATAACAGTTTGGTCTTTaaacaaacttcttgtaacactacggacttattcagtatat ATGGCGAACTCTACAACCATACCAATTCCGATATCAAAAGAAAAGTCAACTTCAGCGTTTACACTAAGTGATTTCAATTCACG CACAAATCTAACCGAAAAACCTCATCTAAACATTGAGTACATACCATCGGATCATCGCGATCAACTCAAATGTCAATCGTCGGGTGGCGCTTTAGCGCATTTGATAAAAAGTTCATTGGGTTCCGGAATTTTAGCAATGCCGATGGCTTTCTCGAATGGCGGTTTGATATTCAGTTCGATAGCGACGCTGTTTGTGGGCATCATTTGCACGCATTGTGTTCACATTGTG GTCAAAACCTCACAAGCTGTCTGCAAAGATATCAAAGTACCTGCGCTCAATTACGCCGAAACAGCGGAAAAGGTTTTTGAAAATGGTCCCAAGCGTTTTCGTTCTTGGTCGAGTTTTGCGAA AAATTTCGTCGAATATGGGCTTATGGGCACTTACTTTGCAGCCGCAACCGTTTATATCATCTTCATTGCAACATCTCTGCATGATGTGGTCAATTATGATTTCGGCTTAAAATGGGATATACGTATTTATATAGCAATGGCTGTGATACCTTGCCTATTTATTGGACAATTCAGAAATCTTAAATATCTGGTACCCTTCTCAACGTTAGCCAATATTTTTATTGTCATCACATTTGGCATTGTCTTGTATTATTTATTCAATCAACCGTTGGTTTTCTCAGATAAGCCTGCAATTGCGAGTATAACACAAATACCACTCTACTTTGCTACCGTTATATTTGCTATGGAAGGTATTGGGGCCGTATTTCCAGTTGAGAATGCTATGAGAAAACCTCAAGATTTTTTGGGATGTCCTGGTGTACTCAATTCTGCTATGACTGTTGTTATTGTACTATATGGTGTTATTGGATTCTTTGGTTATGTACGTTATGGTGAAGAAGTGCGTGGCAGTATtacattgaatttgaaatatgGTGAACC TTTGGCCGATGTTGCGAAATTGTTAATGGCCGTCGCTATTCTTTTCACTTATGGTCTACAATTTTATATACCCAATGAACTTCTTTGGCGAAAAATTAATCATAAATTCGATCCAAAAAATCATAATAGAACGCAACTTCTGTTACGTACCGGAATTATATTGATTACCGGTGGCATTGCGGCGGCCGTACCTAATCTGGAACCTTTTATTGGTCTTGTTGGCGCCATATTCTTTTCGTTATTGG GAATTTTGGTGCCCAGCGTTTGCGAAACAATTCATTTGTGGCCTCATGGCTTGGGAGCGTACAATTGGAGACTCTATAAAAACATTCTTCTATCCATATTTGCGATAATTGCACTACTTTCAGGAGCAACGGCGAGTAtcaatgatataataaaattttatacacAGGAATAG
- the LOC137243111 gene encoding proton-coupled amino acid transporter-like protein pathetic isoform X4 — protein sequence MANSTTIPIPISKEKSTSAFTLSDFNSRTNLTEKPHLNIEYIPSDHRDQLKCQSSGGALAHLIKSSLGSGILAMPMAFSNGGLIFSSIATLFVGIICTHCVHIVVKTSQAVCKDIKVPALNYAETAEKVFENGPKRFRSWSSFAKNFVEYGLMGTYFAAATVYIIFIATSLHDVVNYDFGLKWDIRIYIAMAVIPCLFIGQFRNLKYLVPFSTLANIFIVITFGIVLYYLFNQPLVFSDKPAIASITQIPLYFATVIFAMEGIGAVFPVENAMRKPQDFLGCPGVLNSAMTVVIVLYGVIGFFGYVRYGEEVRGSITLNLKYGEPLADVAKLLMAVAILFTYGLQFYIPNELLWRKINHKFDPKNHNRTQLLLRTGIILITGGIAAAVPNLEPFIGLVGAIFFSLLGILVPSVCETIHLWPHGLGAYNWRLYKNILLSIFAIIALLSGATASINDIIKFYTQE from the exons ATGGCGAACTCTACAACCATACCAATTCCGATATCAAAAGAAAAGTCAACTTCAGCGTTTACACTAAGTGATTTCAATTCACG CACAAATCTAACCGAAAAACCTCATCTAAACATTGAGTACATACCATCGGATCATCGCGATCAACTCAAATGTCAATCGTCGGGTGGCGCTTTAGCGCATTTGATAAAAAGTTCATTGGGTTCCGGAATTTTAGCAATGCCGATGGCTTTCTCGAATGGCGGTTTGATATTCAGTTCGATAGCGACGCTGTTTGTGGGCATCATTTGCACGCATTGTGTTCACATTGTG GTCAAAACCTCACAAGCTGTCTGCAAAGATATCAAAGTACCTGCGCTCAATTACGCCGAAACAGCGGAAAAGGTTTTTGAAAATGGTCCCAAGCGTTTTCGTTCTTGGTCGAGTTTTGCGAA AAATTTCGTCGAATATGGGCTTATGGGCACTTACTTTGCAGCCGCAACCGTTTATATCATCTTCATTGCAACATCTCTGCATGATGTGGTCAATTATGATTTCGGCTTAAAATGGGATATACGTATTTATATAGCAATGGCTGTGATACCTTGCCTATTTATTGGACAATTCAGAAATCTTAAATATCTGGTACCCTTCTCAACGTTAGCCAATATTTTTATTGTCATCACATTTGGCATTGTCTTGTATTATTTATTCAATCAACCGTTGGTTTTCTCAGATAAGCCTGCAATTGCGAGTATAACACAAATACCACTCTACTTTGCTACCGTTATATTTGCTATGGAAGGTATTGGGGCCGTATTTCCAGTTGAGAATGCTATGAGAAAACCTCAAGATTTTTTGGGATGTCCTGGTGTACTCAATTCTGCTATGACTGTTGTTATTGTACTATATGGTGTTATTGGATTCTTTGGTTATGTACGTTATGGTGAAGAAGTGCGTGGCAGTATtacattgaatttgaaatatgGTGAACC TTTGGCCGATGTTGCGAAATTGTTAATGGCCGTCGCTATTCTTTTCACTTATGGTCTACAATTTTATATACCCAATGAACTTCTTTGGCGAAAAATTAATCATAAATTCGATCCAAAAAATCATAATAGAACGCAACTTCTGTTACGTACCGGAATTATATTGATTACCGGTGGCATTGCGGCGGCCGTACCTAATCTGGAACCTTTTATTGGTCTTGTTGGCGCCATATTCTTTTCGTTATTGG GAATTTTGGTGCCCAGCGTTTGCGAAACAATTCATTTGTGGCCTCATGGCTTGGGAGCGTACAATTGGAGACTCTATAAAAACATTCTTCTATCCATATTTGCGATAATTGCACTACTTTCAGGAGCAACGGCGAGTAtcaatgatataataaaattttatacacAGGAATAG
- the LOC137243111 gene encoding proton-coupled amino acid transporter-like protein pathetic isoform X3 has translation MPIITVWSLNKLLMANSTTIPIPISKEKSTSAFTLSDFNSRTNLTEKPHLNIEYIPSDHRDQLKCQSSGGALAHLIKSSLGSGILAMPMAFSNGGLIFSSIATLFVGIICTHCVHIVVKTSQAVCKDIKVPALNYAETAEKVFENGPKRFRSWSSFAKNFVEYGLMGTYFAAATVYIIFIATSLHDVVNYDFGLKWDIRIYIAMAVIPCLFIGQFRNLKYLVPFSTLANIFIVITFGIVLYYLFNQPLVFSDKPAIASITQIPLYFATVIFAMEGIGAVFPVENAMRKPQDFLGCPGVLNSAMTVVIVLYGVIGFFGYVRYGEEVRGSITLNLKYGEPLADVAKLLMAVAILFTYGLQFYIPNELLWRKINHKFDPKNHNRTQLLLRTGIILITGGIAAAVPNLEPFIGLVGAIFFSLLGILVPSVCETIHLWPHGLGAYNWRLYKNILLSIFAIIALLSGATASINDIIKFYTQE, from the exons ATGCCGATAATAACAGTTTGGTCTTTaaacaaacttctt ATGGCGAACTCTACAACCATACCAATTCCGATATCAAAAGAAAAGTCAACTTCAGCGTTTACACTAAGTGATTTCAATTCACG CACAAATCTAACCGAAAAACCTCATCTAAACATTGAGTACATACCATCGGATCATCGCGATCAACTCAAATGTCAATCGTCGGGTGGCGCTTTAGCGCATTTGATAAAAAGTTCATTGGGTTCCGGAATTTTAGCAATGCCGATGGCTTTCTCGAATGGCGGTTTGATATTCAGTTCGATAGCGACGCTGTTTGTGGGCATCATTTGCACGCATTGTGTTCACATTGTG GTCAAAACCTCACAAGCTGTCTGCAAAGATATCAAAGTACCTGCGCTCAATTACGCCGAAACAGCGGAAAAGGTTTTTGAAAATGGTCCCAAGCGTTTTCGTTCTTGGTCGAGTTTTGCGAA AAATTTCGTCGAATATGGGCTTATGGGCACTTACTTTGCAGCCGCAACCGTTTATATCATCTTCATTGCAACATCTCTGCATGATGTGGTCAATTATGATTTCGGCTTAAAATGGGATATACGTATTTATATAGCAATGGCTGTGATACCTTGCCTATTTATTGGACAATTCAGAAATCTTAAATATCTGGTACCCTTCTCAACGTTAGCCAATATTTTTATTGTCATCACATTTGGCATTGTCTTGTATTATTTATTCAATCAACCGTTGGTTTTCTCAGATAAGCCTGCAATTGCGAGTATAACACAAATACCACTCTACTTTGCTACCGTTATATTTGCTATGGAAGGTATTGGGGCCGTATTTCCAGTTGAGAATGCTATGAGAAAACCTCAAGATTTTTTGGGATGTCCTGGTGTACTCAATTCTGCTATGACTGTTGTTATTGTACTATATGGTGTTATTGGATTCTTTGGTTATGTACGTTATGGTGAAGAAGTGCGTGGCAGTATtacattgaatttgaaatatgGTGAACC TTTGGCCGATGTTGCGAAATTGTTAATGGCCGTCGCTATTCTTTTCACTTATGGTCTACAATTTTATATACCCAATGAACTTCTTTGGCGAAAAATTAATCATAAATTCGATCCAAAAAATCATAATAGAACGCAACTTCTGTTACGTACCGGAATTATATTGATTACCGGTGGCATTGCGGCGGCCGTACCTAATCTGGAACCTTTTATTGGTCTTGTTGGCGCCATATTCTTTTCGTTATTGG GAATTTTGGTGCCCAGCGTTTGCGAAACAATTCATTTGTGGCCTCATGGCTTGGGAGCGTACAATTGGAGACTCTATAAAAACATTCTTCTATCCATATTTGCGATAATTGCACTACTTTCAGGAGCAACGGCGAGTAtcaatgatataataaaattttatacacAGGAATAG
- the LOC137243111 gene encoding proton-coupled amino acid transporter-like protein CG1139 isoform X1, translating to MSTKFEYVKLKKKYNLDRITHVSVICAAKSHLMANSTTIPIPISKEKSTSAFTLSDFNSRTNLTEKPHLNIEYIPSDHRDQLKCQSSGGALAHLIKSSLGSGILAMPMAFSNGGLIFSSIATLFVGIICTHCVHIVVKTSQAVCKDIKVPALNYAETAEKVFENGPKRFRSWSSFAKNFVEYGLMGTYFAAATVYIIFIATSLHDVVNYDFGLKWDIRIYIAMAVIPCLFIGQFRNLKYLVPFSTLANIFIVITFGIVLYYLFNQPLVFSDKPAIASITQIPLYFATVIFAMEGIGAVFPVENAMRKPQDFLGCPGVLNSAMTVVIVLYGVIGFFGYVRYGEEVRGSITLNLKYGEPLADVAKLLMAVAILFTYGLQFYIPNELLWRKINHKFDPKNHNRTQLLLRTGIILITGGIAAAVPNLEPFIGLVGAIFFSLLGILVPSVCETIHLWPHGLGAYNWRLYKNILLSIFAIIALLSGATASINDIIKFYTQE from the exons ATGTCAACCAAATTTGAAtacgtcaaattaaaaaaaaaatacaatttggaTAGAATCACCCATGTTTCTGTTATTTGTGCTGCAAAGAGTCACCTG ATGGCGAACTCTACAACCATACCAATTCCGATATCAAAAGAAAAGTCAACTTCAGCGTTTACACTAAGTGATTTCAATTCACG CACAAATCTAACCGAAAAACCTCATCTAAACATTGAGTACATACCATCGGATCATCGCGATCAACTCAAATGTCAATCGTCGGGTGGCGCTTTAGCGCATTTGATAAAAAGTTCATTGGGTTCCGGAATTTTAGCAATGCCGATGGCTTTCTCGAATGGCGGTTTGATATTCAGTTCGATAGCGACGCTGTTTGTGGGCATCATTTGCACGCATTGTGTTCACATTGTG GTCAAAACCTCACAAGCTGTCTGCAAAGATATCAAAGTACCTGCGCTCAATTACGCCGAAACAGCGGAAAAGGTTTTTGAAAATGGTCCCAAGCGTTTTCGTTCTTGGTCGAGTTTTGCGAA AAATTTCGTCGAATATGGGCTTATGGGCACTTACTTTGCAGCCGCAACCGTTTATATCATCTTCATTGCAACATCTCTGCATGATGTGGTCAATTATGATTTCGGCTTAAAATGGGATATACGTATTTATATAGCAATGGCTGTGATACCTTGCCTATTTATTGGACAATTCAGAAATCTTAAATATCTGGTACCCTTCTCAACGTTAGCCAATATTTTTATTGTCATCACATTTGGCATTGTCTTGTATTATTTATTCAATCAACCGTTGGTTTTCTCAGATAAGCCTGCAATTGCGAGTATAACACAAATACCACTCTACTTTGCTACCGTTATATTTGCTATGGAAGGTATTGGGGCCGTATTTCCAGTTGAGAATGCTATGAGAAAACCTCAAGATTTTTTGGGATGTCCTGGTGTACTCAATTCTGCTATGACTGTTGTTATTGTACTATATGGTGTTATTGGATTCTTTGGTTATGTACGTTATGGTGAAGAAGTGCGTGGCAGTATtacattgaatttgaaatatgGTGAACC TTTGGCCGATGTTGCGAAATTGTTAATGGCCGTCGCTATTCTTTTCACTTATGGTCTACAATTTTATATACCCAATGAACTTCTTTGGCGAAAAATTAATCATAAATTCGATCCAAAAAATCATAATAGAACGCAACTTCTGTTACGTACCGGAATTATATTGATTACCGGTGGCATTGCGGCGGCCGTACCTAATCTGGAACCTTTTATTGGTCTTGTTGGCGCCATATTCTTTTCGTTATTGG GAATTTTGGTGCCCAGCGTTTGCGAAACAATTCATTTGTGGCCTCATGGCTTGGGAGCGTACAATTGGAGACTCTATAAAAACATTCTTCTATCCATATTTGCGATAATTGCACTACTTTCAGGAGCAACGGCGAGTAtcaatgatataataaaattttatacacAGGAATAG